A DNA window from Candidatus Protochlamydia naegleriophila contains the following coding sequences:
- the kdpC gene encoding potassium-transporting ATPase subunit KdpC, which translates to MMNAFKTAVKVFLFMTVLTGLIYPLVITGVAQLTMARLANGSLIQKGNQTLGSALIAQNTTEDRYFWPRPSAVDYDPMKPSGGSNLGPTSQKLKEAIQERKQKVGDQASPELLYASGSGLDPHINLETAYFQIPRVAKARSMNEGDLKNLIDHLSEGKQLGFLGERYVNVLNLNQALDEHK; encoded by the coding sequence ATCATGAACGCATTTAAAACAGCTGTTAAAGTTTTTCTTTTTATGACGGTTTTGACAGGACTTATCTATCCGCTCGTCATTACAGGCGTCGCCCAATTAACCATGGCAAGGCTTGCCAATGGAAGTTTAATCCAGAAAGGAAACCAAACGCTAGGATCGGCTCTTATTGCGCAAAATACAACAGAAGATCGCTATTTTTGGCCCCGTCCTTCTGCTGTTGATTATGACCCAATGAAGCCATCTGGTGGAAGCAATTTAGGACCGACAAGTCAAAAGCTTAAAGAAGCAATCCAAGAGAGAAAACAAAAAGTTGGAGACCAGGCATCACCCGAGCTTCTTTACGCCTCAGGAAGCGGGCTTGATCCGCACATCAATTTAGAGACTGCCTATTTTCAAATTCCAAGGGTCGCAAAGGCGCGTTCAATGAATGAAGGTGACTTAAAAAATTTGATTGACCATTTAAGCGAAGGGAAGCAACTCGGTTTTTTGGGAGAGCGATATGTCAATGTATTAAATTTGAATCAAGCATTAGATGAGCATAAATGA
- a CDS encoding sensor histidine kinase, producing MIDEDDRLSPDEILKAIQKQESQKELGKLKIFFGMSAGVGKTYSMLQEAQQRLKEGVNVVIGTINTHGRKETEALLEGLPIIPEKWVKYKDTVFEELDLETIIDTKPELVLVDELAHTNMPGSKHPKRWQDVIEILDAGIDVYTTLNVQHIESRKDIVESLTGIQIRETVPDLILERATSIELIDIPPPELLRRLQEGKVYLGEQSRVAAENFFQEENLMALREIALRFTAEKVDHDLHGMLHGKGWKTRERLMVAISASPSSEQLIRAARRLSFELDAPWIAVHIDTGVRLNDQDQARLNRHFNLARELGAEVITTHDLDIAAALQRIARQRDITRIVIGRPPKKKFNPWTLFQGSFIDRLENENKHIDIVILRQEKLTNIYQRAVSTYQMTSPWSAYGLAIAFGIVITAVGLAVSPLIGYKSVGFIFLLGILILSFFVGRGPIFLAAVLSAVCWDLLFIPPLFTQTISDPEDITLVIIYFFVAAIMGTMTSRMREQDQFLHKREENTERLYEIERDIANATNLQYLRLNVCSRLENMFSGKFDILTKSPDNQLIIDGQLPLLKEEKERVAADWVFQNGKVGGWSTDTLPSAEGIYFPIKFSKSTVGVLVYFPKRGRSLSMEEMSFIQTVAQQLGIYLERYIFEERVSRQDYTRQIERMHQSIFHSLNRSFYTPLKEISKINHQIQQAELSPHIRSLVSKMEQFISNIKFTVDNIIAMSELESGFVHFDRKKHAIKELIEHSLNETKPFVNGHPIKLKLPSQPMFLPFDFNLLKLALNNLLLNAIEYSPSSSPIFIKVQVLENEFWLSVIDEGPGIPEDVSPLIFDKFYHVSSESKGLGLGLAIVKSVVDIHQRKIEVKNREEKGTEFSLILPI from the coding sequence ATGATAGACGAAGATGACCGCCTAAGCCCTGATGAAATCTTGAAGGCCATTCAAAAACAAGAAAGCCAAAAGGAGCTAGGTAAACTTAAAATTTTTTTTGGAATGTCGGCGGGTGTTGGCAAAACTTACTCCATGCTACAAGAGGCCCAGCAAAGGCTAAAAGAAGGCGTCAACGTCGTCATTGGAACGATCAATACACATGGTAGAAAAGAAACGGAAGCTCTGCTTGAAGGTCTTCCCATTATTCCTGAGAAATGGGTCAAATACAAAGATACCGTCTTTGAAGAGCTTGATTTAGAGACGATCATTGATACAAAACCTGAACTTGTCTTAGTTGATGAGCTGGCGCATACAAATATGCCAGGCTCTAAACATCCAAAACGCTGGCAAGATGTCATTGAGATTTTAGATGCTGGCATTGATGTCTATACTACTTTAAATGTCCAACATATCGAAAGCCGCAAAGATATCGTTGAAAGCTTAACTGGTATTCAGATTCGTGAAACGGTACCTGATCTCATTTTGGAAAGAGCAACGAGTATTGAGCTGATCGACATTCCTCCACCTGAGCTTTTGCGGCGCCTTCAAGAAGGAAAAGTCTATTTAGGCGAGCAATCTAGGGTTGCAGCTGAAAATTTCTTCCAAGAAGAAAATTTGATGGCTCTTCGCGAAATTGCTCTTCGCTTTACAGCTGAAAAAGTCGATCACGATTTGCATGGCATGCTGCATGGAAAAGGATGGAAAACACGCGAAAGGCTCATGGTGGCAATTAGCGCTTCTCCATCCTCCGAGCAGCTTATTCGAGCAGCTAGGCGTTTGAGCTTTGAATTAGACGCGCCTTGGATAGCCGTTCATATCGACACAGGCGTACGTTTAAACGATCAAGACCAGGCAAGATTAAATCGTCACTTCAATTTAGCGCGGGAACTTGGAGCGGAAGTCATTACAACGCATGATTTGGACATTGCAGCTGCTCTGCAAAGAATTGCAAGACAAAGAGATATCACGCGAATTGTGATTGGTCGTCCACCTAAAAAAAAATTCAACCCTTGGACTTTATTTCAAGGAAGCTTCATTGATCGCTTAGAGAATGAAAACAAACATATTGATATTGTCATCTTAAGACAAGAGAAGCTGACAAACATTTATCAGCGCGCAGTATCCACTTACCAGATGACCAGTCCTTGGAGCGCTTATGGTTTAGCTATTGCATTTGGTATTGTCATTACAGCCGTCGGTCTGGCCGTCAGTCCGTTGATCGGTTACAAATCTGTTGGCTTTATTTTTTTGCTAGGTATCTTAATCTTAAGCTTCTTTGTCGGCAGAGGCCCTATCTTCTTAGCTGCTGTTCTTAGTGCAGTTTGTTGGGATTTGCTTTTCATCCCACCTCTTTTTACACAAACAATTTCTGATCCAGAGGATATTACATTAGTCATCATTTATTTTTTTGTTGCTGCCATCATGGGAACAATGACGAGTCGGATGCGCGAGCAAGATCAATTTTTGCATAAACGAGAAGAAAATACTGAGCGTCTTTATGAGATCGAGCGAGATATTGCCAATGCAACTAATCTGCAATACTTGCGTCTCAATGTCTGCTCTCGACTAGAGAATATGTTTTCTGGAAAGTTTGATATCTTAACCAAGAGTCCAGACAATCAACTCATCATAGATGGCCAGCTTCCTCTTCTAAAAGAAGAAAAAGAGCGAGTCGCGGCTGATTGGGTCTTTCAAAATGGAAAAGTGGGAGGCTGGTCCACAGATACTTTGCCATCCGCTGAAGGAATTTACTTTCCTATTAAATTCTCCAAATCAACCGTTGGAGTGCTTGTCTATTTTCCCAAGAGAGGTCGCTCGCTTTCAATGGAAGAAATGAGCTTTATTCAAACCGTTGCTCAGCAGCTTGGCATTTACCTTGAGCGTTATATTTTTGAAGAAAGGGTAAGTCGGCAAGATTATACAAGACAGATTGAGAGAATGCATCAATCTATTTTTCACTCTCTTAATCGCAGTTTTTATACTCCCCTAAAAGAGATATCCAAAATCAATCATCAAATCCAACAAGCAGAACTCTCTCCTCATATTCGCTCACTTGTCAGTAAAATGGAGCAGTTTATTTCCAATATTAAGTTTACAGTAGATAATATCATTGCCATGTCTGAGCTTGAGTCTGGATTTGTCCATTTTGATCGCAAAAAACATGCGATTAAGGAACTAATCGAGCATAGCCTTAATGAAACTAAACCTTTCGTTAACGGACATCCAATTAAGCTCAAACTTCCCTCTCAACCCATGTTTCTTCCTTTTGATTTCAATCTTTTGAAACTTGCTTTGAATAACCTTCTTTTAAACGCTATCGAATACTCCCCTTCTTCTTCGCCTATTTTCATCAAAGTCCAAGTTTTAGAAAATGAGTTTTGGTTGTCTGTCATTGACGAAGGGCCAGGAATCCCAGAGGACGTTTCGCCACTCATATTCGATAAGTTTTACCATGTCTCTAGTGAGTCAAAAGGACTGGGATTGGGTTTGGCAATTGTAAAGTCCGTTGTTGATATCCACCAACGTAAAATTGAAGTGAAAAACCGAGAAGAGAAAGGAACAGAATTTTCTCTGATCTTGCCTATTTAA
- a CDS encoding TorF family putative porin, which translates to MKKYVVLILVMLMGFAHSQEYDHYNNNYQSYYYPNQNSTSNQDKKSTPAKDAVEEKNGKQAEEKKEGEKKDESDKKEEKKEEEKPKSPHTFTGNVSLVSDYRFRGISQTMRRPAIQGGFDYSHTSGVYLGTWASNVDGTTHFYNNTSMEWDFYGGYKGKFFPCSAPDFTYNFGAIYYYYPGGKTHAKENVPYNTAEFYIELSYKWLSVKYWQTLTNYFGICSDNPPFNWEKNRADRPNGSSKGSNYIEANATFDLYKKVCWPRFCLKGGKLSLLLHVGHQTVRNYEHLSYTDWRATLTQEFDWFNAFISYVGTNARHAYFDVPDNAYDPDIRHLGAQSVVIGIIRTF; encoded by the coding sequence ATGAAAAAATACGTGGTACTCATTCTTGTTATGCTAATGGGCTTCGCTCATTCTCAAGAATATGACCATTATAATAATAATTATCAAAGCTACTATTACCCAAATCAAAACAGTACAAGCAATCAAGATAAGAAATCGACACCTGCTAAAGATGCTGTAGAAGAAAAAAATGGCAAGCAGGCAGAAGAGAAAAAAGAGGGAGAGAAGAAAGACGAATCTGACAAGAAAGAAGAAAAGAAAGAGGAGGAAAAGCCTAAATCTCCTCACACTTTTACAGGCAACGTCAGTCTAGTTTCTGATTATCGTTTTCGAGGGATTTCTCAAACGATGAGACGCCCTGCCATTCAAGGTGGTTTTGACTATTCTCATACAAGCGGCGTCTACTTGGGAACATGGGCTTCTAACGTCGACGGAACTACCCATTTTTATAACAATACAAGTATGGAATGGGATTTTTATGGCGGTTATAAGGGTAAATTTTTCCCTTGTTCTGCTCCTGATTTTACCTATAACTTTGGAGCTATCTATTATTACTATCCAGGCGGAAAAACACATGCCAAAGAGAATGTGCCTTACAACACGGCTGAATTTTACATTGAGCTCTCTTACAAATGGTTAAGCGTCAAGTACTGGCAAACTTTAACAAATTATTTTGGCATTTGTTCAGATAACCCACCCTTTAATTGGGAAAAAAACCGTGCGGACAGACCAAATGGTAGTTCCAAGGGATCAAATTATATTGAAGCTAATGCCACTTTTGATCTTTATAAAAAGGTATGCTGGCCTAGGTTTTGTCTAAAGGGTGGTAAGCTTTCATTGCTTTTGCATGTGGGACATCAAACTGTTAGAAATTATGAGCATTTAAGTTATACAGATTGGCGAGCCACGTTAACTCAAGAGTTTGATTGGTTCAACGCCTTTATATCCTATGTAGGAACAAATGCCAGACATGCTTATTTTGATGTTCCAGATAATGCTTATGATCCAGACATTCGCCATTTAGGTGCTCAAAGTGTTGTCATTGGGATCATTCGGACGTTCTAA
- a CDS encoding winged helix-turn-helix domain-containing protein, producing MLEYLFANKNVEKILMYLFLHGKANATELSRAFETSLDPIQKTLRKLEEGGLLVSFLEGRTRVFQWNPRYPFLPEIQALAKKTYEFLPSHIQENCYQITKRKRPRKTGKPL from the coding sequence ATGCTTGAGTATCTCTTTGCTAATAAAAATGTGGAAAAAATTCTCATGTATCTTTTTTTACATGGAAAAGCCAATGCCACTGAACTCAGCCGTGCCTTTGAAACTTCTCTCGATCCTATTCAGAAGACATTGCGAAAACTAGAAGAAGGGGGTCTTCTTGTCAGCTTTTTAGAAGGACGGACACGCGTGTTTCAGTGGAATCCCCGTTATCCCTTTCTACCAGAAATTCAGGCTCTGGCAAAGAAAACATACGAATTTCTTCCTTCGCATATTCAAGAAAATTGCTATCAAATCACAAAAAGAAAACGACCTCGCAAAACTGGAAAACCTTTATAA
- a CDS encoding nucleotidyltransferase encodes MEFANTNIKDLACFIYEILKNNGIDAVLVGGACVSIYSQNRYQSYDLDFVTYEELKQIEKALAKLGFKRTGRCFAHEDCPYLIDFVNPPIAIGNEPIRRFETLKTPAGSLQLLTPTDCVKDRLSSFFHWNDEQALQQALLVANDHPIDLSDIKRWAKAEGHEEKMKAFLEKLQKGRI; translated from the coding sequence ATGGAATTTGCTAATACCAACATCAAAGACTTGGCTTGCTTCATCTATGAGATTTTGAAAAATAATGGGATTGATGCCGTTTTAGTTGGCGGCGCTTGCGTCTCTATTTATAGCCAAAATCGCTATCAATCCTATGATTTAGATTTTGTCACCTATGAAGAATTAAAACAGATTGAAAAGGCGCTCGCTAAACTCGGTTTTAAAAGAACAGGACGATGCTTTGCTCATGAGGATTGTCCTTATCTTATCGATTTTGTAAATCCACCTATAGCAATTGGCAATGAACCCATTCGACGCTTCGAAACTTTAAAAACACCTGCAGGGTCTTTACAACTACTTACACCAACCGATTGTGTTAAGGACCGCCTTTCTTCTTTCTTTCATTGGAACGACGAGCAGGCTCTTCAGCAAGCTCTTTTAGTAGCCAATGATCATCCCATTGATCTTAGTGACATCAAACGTTGGGCAAAAGCAGAAGGTCACGAAGAGAAAATGAAGGCTTTTTTGGAAAAATTGCAAAAAGGCCGTATTTAA